A section of the Deinococcus taeanensis genome encodes:
- a CDS encoding DUF3105 domain-containing protein, with translation MTRALPLLLLVLTACGSQGIEGVKTFTYPAGDHRSGSLIYAETPPAGGPHNATWQNCGVYDRPLYNEYAVHSLEHGAVWITYRPNLDAAQVATLRKLVEGRPYTLLSPYEGLDTPVAASAWGAQLKVDQADDSRLKAFLDKYEQGATAPERGASCSGAYGETR, from the coding sequence ATGACACGCGCGCTGCCCCTGCTTCTGCTCGTCCTGACCGCCTGCGGCTCCCAGGGTATTGAGGGCGTCAAGACCTTCACGTACCCGGCCGGGGATCACCGCAGCGGTTCGCTGATCTACGCCGAGACGCCGCCCGCCGGCGGGCCGCACAACGCCACGTGGCAGAACTGCGGCGTGTACGACCGCCCTCTGTACAACGAGTACGCCGTGCACAGCCTGGAGCACGGGGCCGTGTGGATCACGTACCGCCCGAACCTGGACGCCGCCCAGGTGGCGACCCTGCGCAAGCTTGTGGAAGGCCGCCCGTACACCCTGCTCAGCCCCTACGAGGGACTGGACACCCCGGTGGCCGCGAGCGCCTGGGGCGCGCAGCTGAAAGTGGATCAGGCCGACGACAGCCGCCTGAAGGCGTTCCTGGACAAGTACGAGCAGGGTGCCACGGCGCCTGAACGCGGCGCGTCGTGCAGCGGCGCGTACGGCGAGACCCGCTGA
- a CDS encoding MBL fold metallo-hydrolase RNA specificity domain-containing protein gives MQLQSFGAACTVTGSMHLLTLGDRQLLIDCGLFQGNDELEARNREPFSFDVTALDGVILTHAHLDHVGRLPLLVKRGYRGPVHCTAPTAALTETVLLDSARLQVDGYRHDLRRARRQGLADDQVPPPLYEEEDVHRALALLRPSLTFGETAGVAGVRVTPQRAGHILGSAYLLLETPDGRLLMSGDLGNRESGLQLDFTPPPAVDAVVIETTYANRTHRPWPATLGEFRDALRESVRQGGKILIPSFAIERTQTILHTLKTLMDAGEVPRIPVFLDSPMAARATHEYFEYGDELIPEVRATLQAGEDPFRPSTLHVVPTSAESQRINRYDGPAIILAGNGMMTGGRIQHHLKHHLWKPTTSLIVVSYQSPSSLGGRIVTGADHVRLMGEDIAVRARVHTIGGFSAHADQDDLLAFLGTAGTPHVWLVHGEPDVMAAFLPVLEARGLKGDIVPDRQPVNLTGPGFPQGRPPGFTDEAPTGPRPEAGE, from the coding sequence ATGCAACTCCAGAGCTTCGGGGCGGCCTGCACGGTCACCGGCAGCATGCACCTCCTCACGCTTGGTGACCGGCAGCTGCTGATCGACTGCGGGCTGTTCCAGGGCAACGATGAACTGGAAGCCCGCAACCGCGAGCCGTTCTCCTTTGACGTGACTGCTCTGGACGGCGTGATCCTCACGCACGCTCACCTGGATCACGTGGGACGCCTGCCGCTGCTGGTGAAGCGCGGCTACCGGGGTCCGGTGCACTGCACCGCGCCCACCGCCGCACTGACCGAAACTGTGCTGCTCGACTCCGCGCGGCTGCAGGTGGATGGGTACCGGCATGACCTGCGCCGCGCCCGGCGGCAGGGCCTCGCGGATGACCAGGTGCCCCCGCCCCTGTACGAGGAGGAGGACGTCCACCGGGCGCTGGCGCTGCTGCGGCCCAGCCTGACGTTCGGGGAGACGGCAGGCGTGGCAGGCGTGCGGGTCACGCCGCAGCGGGCCGGTCACATCCTGGGCAGCGCGTACCTGCTGCTGGAGACCCCCGACGGTCGCCTGCTGATGAGTGGTGACCTGGGCAACCGCGAGAGCGGCCTGCAGCTGGACTTCACGCCGCCCCCGGCGGTGGACGCTGTGGTGATCGAAACCACGTACGCCAACCGCACGCACCGCCCCTGGCCGGCCACGCTGGGGGAGTTCCGCGACGCGCTGCGCGAGTCGGTGCGCCAGGGCGGCAAGATCCTGATTCCCAGTTTCGCCATTGAACGCACGCAGACCATCCTGCACACCTTGAAAACCCTGATGGACGCCGGAGAGGTGCCGCGCATCCCGGTCTTCCTGGATTCGCCCATGGCGGCGCGCGCCACGCATGAGTACTTCGAGTACGGCGACGAACTGATTCCCGAAGTGCGGGCCACGCTGCAGGCGGGGGAGGACCCCTTCCGGCCCAGCACGCTGCATGTGGTGCCCACCAGCGCCGAATCCCAGCGCATCAACCGGTACGACGGCCCGGCAATCATCCTGGCGGGGAACGGCATGATGACGGGCGGCCGCATCCAGCATCACCTCAAGCATCACCTGTGGAAACCCACCACCAGCCTGATTGTCGTGTCGTACCAGTCGCCCAGCAGTCTGGGCGGGCGGATCGTGACCGGCGCGGACCACGTGCGCCTGATGGGCGAGGACATCGCGGTGCGCGCCAGGGTGCACACCATTGGCGGCTTCTCCGCGCACGCCGACCAGGATGACCTGCTGGCCTTCCTGGGCACGGCCGGCACGCCGCACGTGTGGCTGGTGCACGGTGAACCGGACGTCATGGCGGCCTTTCTGCCGGTGCTGGAGGCGCGCGGCCTGAAGGGCGACATTGTGCCTGACCGGCAGCCTGTAAACCTGACCGGGCCTGGCTTCCCGCAGGGGCGGCCTCCGGGCTTCACCGATGAGGCCCCCACCGGGCCGCGCCCTGAGGCAGGCGAGTAG
- a CDS encoding universal stress protein, with product MTQHTASGFQRILVGMDFSASSRAALQAARTRFPGATLCLVHVTDARVTAAPDLMGGVTPAMPDPALLHTMENADASRMDREAQPGEDTMQLVGDPVTGILDAARTWGADLIVVGTHAQGMLEHFFLGSTAEKIVARSPLPVLTVRAGSQ from the coding sequence ATGACGCAGCACACCGCAAGCGGTTTCCAGCGCATCCTGGTCGGCATGGATTTCTCCGCGTCCTCCCGCGCGGCCCTGCAGGCGGCCCGCACGCGCTTTCCAGGCGCGACGCTGTGCCTGGTGCACGTCACCGACGCCCGCGTGACCGCTGCACCGGACCTGATGGGCGGCGTGACGCCCGCCATGCCGGACCCGGCGCTGCTTCACACCATGGAGAACGCCGACGCCAGCCGGATGGACCGCGAAGCGCAGCCTGGCGAGGACACCATGCAACTGGTCGGGGACCCCGTCACCGGCATCCTGGACGCCGCGCGCACCTGGGGGGCGGACCTGATCGTGGTCGGCACGCATGCCCAGGGCATGCTGGAACACTTCTTCCTCGGGAGCACCGCCGAGAAGATCGTGGCGCGCAGTCCTCTTCCGGTGCTGACCGTCCGGGCGGGGTCGCAGTGA